DNA from Aliarcobacter butzleri:
TGTTGTTGTCGCACCTGAAGCGTGAGTTTGTTCATGAGTTTTTACTTCACTATCTTTATTTTTAAATTTATTTAAAACTCTTTGATAGTCATTTTCATCGTAGTTTTCACCTAAAACAACTTCATCATTTTTTTCAAAACTTGATTTTTGAAGCTCTTTTTTGTCTAAATTTGATAACTCACTTTTTTTTAAAGCTAATTCTTGATAAATAGAAGAAGTATTTAAAACATTGTCACTTATTTCCATAAAAACTCCTATTTTTTTCTTTATATTAGCATAAATTTATTTAAAGCTATTTTTTATTACTTAAGTTTTTTCAAATAATTAATTAAACAAATATTAAAAAAATTTCGCTATAATCTCCATTCTAATTTTATATTAGAACCTCACATGTGTCAATCCTTGGTTGGGTTGTAACAGTAGTTATTAAGGGACACAGAGGCTAAACCCATACAAAAAAATACAAAAAATAATTCAAGGAGAATTACATGGTTACTATGAAAGACCTATTAGAGTGTGGTGTACACTTCGGACACCAAACAAGAAGATGGAATCCAAAAATGAAAAAATTCATTTTCGGTGTTAGAAAAAATATCTATATTATAGATTTACAAAAAACGTTAAGATATTTCAGATATACATACAACGTTGTTAGAGACAGAGCTGCTGAAGGTCAAACAATGATTTTCGTAGGAACAAAAAAACAAGCTAGCGAAACTATTAAAAAAGCTGCTATTTCTTGTGGAATGCCATATGTTAACCACAGATGGTTAGGTGGAATGTTAACTAACTTCGGAACAATCAAAAAATCAATTAGAAAATTAGAAATTATTAAAAAAATGAGAGAAGAAGGTCAATTAGATCTTTTAACTAAAAAAGAAGCTTTAATGCTTACTAGAAAAGAAGAAAAATTAGAATTATACCTTGGTGGTATCAAAGAAATGAACAAATTACCAGATATGATGTTTGTACTTGATGCTGTTAAAGAAAAAATTGCTATTCAAGAAGCTAGAAGATTAGGAATTACAGTTGTTGCTCCTTTAGATACAAATTGTGACCCTGATGTTGTAGATTTACCAATTCCAGGAAATGATGATGCTATTAGATCAATTCACTTATTCTGCAACGAAATGGCTGCAGCTATGAATGAAGGTAAAGCTGCATTAGCTGATGAAACTGGTGTAGAAGTTGAGCCAATTTCTGCTGAAGAAAAAGAAGAATTAATTGCTGAAGCAGTAGCAGAAGGTGAAGAATTTAATTTTGCTGAAGAAGGAGAAAACGCATAATGGCAGGAGTTACTCCACAACTAATTAAAGAATTAAGAGAGATGACTGGTGCAGGAATGATGGACTGCAAAAATGCACTAAATGAAACAAATGGTGATTTAGATAAAGCAGTTCAAGCTTTAAGAGAAGCAGGACTTGGAAAAGCTGCTAAAAAAGCTGGAAATGTTGCTGCTGAAGGATTAATTTCTGTTTTAGTAAATAGTGATAATACAAAAGCTGTTTTATTAGAGTTAAACTCTCAAACAGATTTCGTTGCTAAAAATGAAAATTTTGTTAATTTAACAAAAGAGATTACAACTCATGCTTTAAATAATGGAATTGCTGATGCACAAACTTTAGCAAGTTCAAAAATCAATGGAGAAGAGTTCCAAACTTATTTAAATGAAAAAATTGCAACAATTGGTGAAAACTTAGTTGCTAGAAAACTTTCTTTAGTTTCAGGACAAGTTGTAAATGGTTATGTTCATGCAACAGGAAGAGTAGGAGTTGTTTTAGCTGCTACTTGTAATGATGCGGTTAAAGATAAAGCTGCTGCATTATTAAGAAATATTGCAATGCATGCAAGTGCTATGAAACCAACTGTTATTTCATACAAAGATTTAGATCCAGCATTTGTTGAATCTGAAAACAAAGCTATTAGAGCAGAAATTGAAGCTGAAAATGATGAATTAAGAAGATTAGGAAAACCTCAAAAAAGAATTCCTGAATTTGTTTCTAAATCTCAATTAACAGATGAAGCAATTGCTGCTGCAAAAGCTAGATTTGAAGATGAATTAAAAGCTCAAGGTAAACCTGAAAAAATTTGGGCAAATATTATTCCTGGACAAATCGAAAGATTTATTGCAGATAACACACAATTAGATGGAAGATTTGCATTATTATCTCAACCTTACGTAATGGATGATAAAAAAACTGTTGAGCAAGCTATTGCTGAAGTTGATTCATCAATTGTAATTACTGAGTACATTAGATTTGAACTTGGTGAAGGTATTGAGAAAAAAGAAGAAGACTTTGCAGCAGAAGTTGCAAAACAAATGGGTAAATAATTTATAGTTAGTTAAAACTACTATATAAAAATAAAAGGAATTGCAATGAGCGAATTAGAAAATAAAAATGGACTCATTGGAAGCCTTTTATTGGAAGCTAAAAATTTATCTCATAAGTTTGATTATGAACTTTTCAAAAATATTAACTTATCACTTCAAAAACAAGAATCAATAGCAATAATTGGAACTAGTGGAAGTGGTAAATCTACACTTTTAAATATATTATCTTCCCTTTTAAAGCCAACAAGTGGAAATGTTGTTTTTCAAAGAAAAGATATATATTCTTTATCACAAAATGATTTATTAAAAATAAGAAGAGATGATTTTGGAATAATTTTCCAAGCTCACTATCTGTTTCGAGGTTTTAGTGCAAATGAAAATCTTGAAATTGCTGAATTTTTAAGTGGTGAAAAAATAGATAAAAATCTTTTAAAAGAG
Protein-coding regions in this window:
- the rpsB gene encoding 30S ribosomal protein S2, with translation MVTMKDLLECGVHFGHQTRRWNPKMKKFIFGVRKNIYIIDLQKTLRYFRYTYNVVRDRAAEGQTMIFVGTKKQASETIKKAAISCGMPYVNHRWLGGMLTNFGTIKKSIRKLEIIKKMREEGQLDLLTKKEALMLTRKEEKLELYLGGIKEMNKLPDMMFVLDAVKEKIAIQEARRLGITVVAPLDTNCDPDVVDLPIPGNDDAIRSIHLFCNEMAAAMNEGKAALADETGVEVEPISAEEKEELIAEAVAEGEEFNFAEEGENA
- the tsf gene encoding translation elongation factor Ts, with the translated sequence MAGVTPQLIKELREMTGAGMMDCKNALNETNGDLDKAVQALREAGLGKAAKKAGNVAAEGLISVLVNSDNTKAVLLELNSQTDFVAKNENFVNLTKEITTHALNNGIADAQTLASSKINGEEFQTYLNEKIATIGENLVARKLSLVSGQVVNGYVHATGRVGVVLAATCNDAVKDKAAALLRNIAMHASAMKPTVISYKDLDPAFVESENKAIRAEIEAENDELRRLGKPQKRIPEFVSKSQLTDEAIAAAKARFEDELKAQGKPEKIWANIIPGQIERFIADNTQLDGRFALLSQPYVMDDKKTVEQAIAEVDSSIVITEYIRFELGEGIEKKEEDFAAEVAKQMGK
- a CDS encoding ABC transporter ATP-binding protein, which produces MSELENKNGLIGSLLLEAKNLSHKFDYELFKNINLSLQKQESIAIIGTSGSGKSTLLNILSSLLKPTSGNVVFQRKDIYSLSQNDLLKIRRDDFGIIFQAHYLFRGFSANENLEIAEFLSGEKIDKNLLKELNIEHVINQGVGELSGGQQQRLSIARVLTKKPKIIFADEPTGNLDKDTANVVMNTLFNYIKKNNAGLILVTHENELALRCDKVYKLDNLELKDMR